In a genomic window of Chrysemys picta bellii isolate R12L10 chromosome 1, ASM1138683v2, whole genome shotgun sequence:
- the LOC135977061 gene encoding mediator of RNA polymerase II transcription subunit 15-like codes for MESSQDRKRAPAWTEREVRDLLAIWGDEAVIAELRSSKRNGKVLEKISKAMKDRGHNRDTQQCRVKIKELRQAYHKAREANGRSGAEPQTCRYYAELHAILGGAATTTPTVCYDSLTGETHREDCSGNEEDDDGGTVGSSQQQGSGETGFPNSQDMFVTLDLEPVTPELTQDPQGTQETSAANVSPSQRLVNIRKRKRRTRDEMFTELQMSAQADRAQQNPWRQSMTEMRKAQYEREERWRAESREEQSKWRAEDDRWRQLADRRQEAMLRLLEHQTDMLERMVELQERQQEQRPPLQPLCNQQPSSPSSIASSPRRPRTRWGGLRPPSHSTPDDRPSIRRLAFNKS; via the exons atggagtcctcccaggatcgcaaaagagctccagcatggaccgaacgggaggtacgagatctgctcgccatatggggagatgaagcagtgatagctgaactccgtagcagtaaaagaaatggaaaagtattagaaaagatctccaaggccatgaaggaccgaggccataacagggacacacagcagtgccgcgtgaaaattaaggagctacggcaagcttaccacaaagccagagaagcaaacggaaggtccggggcagagccgcaaacttgccgctactacgcggagctgcatgcgatcctagggggtgcagccaccactaccccaaccgtgtgctatgactctctcactggagaaacacacagggaagactgttcggggaacgaggaagatgacgatggaggtactgtaggtagctcacagcagcaaggaagcggagaaaccggtttccccaacagccaggatatgtttgtgaccctggacctggaaccagtaacccccgaactcacccaagaccctcagggcacacaggagacctctg ctgcaaatgtttctccttcgcagaggctcgtgaacattagaaagagaaaacgtaggacgagggacgagatgttcacggagctgcagatgtccgcccaggctgatagagcacagcagaatccgtggaggcagtcaatgacggagatgagaaaagcccaatatgaacgagaggagaggtggcgggctgaatcgcgggaagaacagagcaagtggcgggctgaagacgataggtggcgtcagcttgcagacagacggcaagaggcaatgctccgtctgctggagcatcaaactgatatgctcgagcgtatggttgagttgcaggaaaggcagcaggagcagagaccgccgctacagcccctgtgtaaccaacagccctcctccccaagttccatagcctcctcacccagacgcccaagaacacggtgggggggcctccgtccacccagtcactccaccccagatgatcgcccaagcatcagaaggctggccttcaataagagttaa